The proteins below come from a single Flavobacterium lindanitolerans genomic window:
- the msrA gene encoding peptide-methionine (S)-S-oxide reductase MsrA: MKKMIGLLTLITISCQSKEKEQEQLISEIKEPIKMEVEKGLEIATFGGGCFWCTEAIFLELDGVKKVESGYTGGKTENPTYEEVSTGTTGHAEATQITFDPNKISFGELLEIFFATHDPTTLNRQGADIGTQYRSEIFYHNEEQKKLAEDYIKLLDRENTFGKPVVTKVSPAGKFYVAENYHQNYYARNKEKSYCSYVITPKVEKVRKQFAGKLKK, translated from the coding sequence ATGAAAAAGATGATTGGACTGCTGACTTTGATTACGATTTCATGCCAGTCAAAAGAAAAGGAACAAGAACAATTAATTTCTGAAATTAAGGAACCCATAAAAATGGAAGTAGAAAAAGGATTAGAGATTGCAACCTTTGGAGGTGGATGTTTCTGGTGTACAGAAGCTATATTTTTAGAGTTGGACGGTGTTAAAAAAGTAGAATCGGGCTATACCGGAGGTAAGACCGAAAATCCAACTTATGAGGAAGTTTCTACCGGAACAACAGGACATGCGGAAGCAACACAAATTACTTTTGACCCGAATAAGATTAGCTTTGGCGAATTATTGGAAATATTTTTTGCAACCCATGACCCAACAACATTAAACCGTCAGGGAGCAGATATTGGTACCCAATACAGAAGTGAAATTTTTTACCACAATGAGGAACAAAAGAAACTGGCAGAGGACTATATAAAACTTCTGGATAGAGAAAATACATTTGGTAAACCGGTTGTGACTAAAGTTTCTCCTGCGGGTAAATTCTACGTAGCAGAAAACTACCATCAGAATTATTATGCAAGAAATAAGGAGAAGTCCTATTGTAGTTATGTCATTACCCCAAAAGTTGAAAAAGTAAGAAAGCAGTTTGCAGGAAAGCTGAAAAAATAA
- a CDS encoding DUF6146 family protein, which yields MKNLIYIIALFFLIFGCTTTKDTKTKTFQQTDKAVQNDTIKIANEELEYEVIIIDPGFNSWFYSYARPRNYYSQQYMETRNRVWVMEWNSRFNQGDRRFDMSIDYQNNINYGYEVNYMLYNYLTYFQLTHNIKLGGFVPRI from the coding sequence ATGAAAAATCTCATTTACATCATTGCGTTATTCTTTTTGATTTTTGGATGTACCACAACAAAAGATACAAAAACCAAAACGTTTCAACAGACTGATAAGGCGGTACAAAATGACACGATAAAAATTGCCAATGAAGAACTTGAATATGAAGTTATCATTATCGACCCGGGATTCAACAGCTGGTTTTACAGCTATGCAAGGCCACGAAATTATTATTCACAACAATACATGGAAACGCGAAACCGCGTGTGGGTCATGGAATGGAATAGCCGTTTCAACCAGGGCGACCGACGCTTTGATATGAGTATTGACTATCAAAACAATATAAACTATGGCTATGAAGTTAATTATATGCTGTATAACTATCTCACTTATTTTCAACTTACCCATAATATAAAACTTGGAGGTTTTGTGCCTCGAATTTAA
- a CDS encoding TIGR02757 family protein, with protein MTDTELKAFLNEKVELYNNPDFIESDPIQIPHAFSIKEDIEIAGFLSSIIAWGNRKMIINNSKKMMELMGNSPYDFIMTHQDYQLERLENFVHRTFNGQDFISFIKALQNIYTNHSGLEAVFLKNQKGDSMQHSIHEFKKIFFEIEHLQRTQKHISDPLNNSAAKRINMFLRWMVRQDKKGVDFGIWKTISPSALSCPLDVHSGNVARKLGLLHRKQNDAKALAELDLQLRKLDPNDPVKYDFALFGLGVFEGF; from the coding sequence ATGACAGATACAGAATTAAAAGCCTTCCTTAACGAAAAGGTTGAATTATACAATAATCCTGATTTTATTGAATCCGATCCTATTCAGATTCCGCATGCTTTTTCAATAAAGGAAGATATCGAGATTGCCGGATTCTTAAGTTCGATTATCGCGTGGGGCAATCGGAAAATGATTATCAATAATTCCAAAAAAATGATGGAATTGATGGGGAACTCTCCTTATGATTTTATCATGACCCATCAGGATTACCAATTGGAACGACTGGAAAATTTTGTACACAGGACTTTCAACGGACAGGATTTTATCAGTTTTATCAAAGCTTTACAGAATATTTATACCAATCATAGTGGACTGGAAGCTGTCTTTTTGAAAAACCAAAAAGGAGATTCTATGCAGCATAGCATTCATGAATTTAAAAAAATCTTCTTTGAAATAGAGCATCTGCAACGAACCCAAAAACATATTTCTGACCCGCTGAATAATTCCGCAGCCAAAAGAATCAACATGTTTTTGAGATGGATGGTTCGTCAGGACAAAAAAGGCGTTGATTTTGGAATCTGGAAAACCATTTCACCTTCTGCCCTGTCCTGCCCGCTTGATGTACACTCTGGAAATGTAGCACGAAAACTAGGTCTTTTACACCGAAAACAAAACGATGCCAAGGCATTGGCAGAATTAGATTTACAATTGCGAAAACTGGACCCGAACGACCCTGTGAAATATGATTTTGCTTTATTTGGTTTGGGTGTGTTCGAAGGGTTTTAA
- a CDS encoding DUF6787 family protein, translated as MNKLKKRWGITSNYQLVIIFIVFAINGSLSARISYFLMGLLGITKENTHWSLYYIILLVLVLPLYPFMLMVFGYIFGQSGFFFPFAKRMIRSMRLGFLLPKEKNEESN; from the coding sequence ATGAATAAGCTTAAAAAGCGCTGGGGCATTACATCAAACTACCAGCTTGTCATAATTTTTATTGTTTTTGCCATAAACGGTTCCCTTTCAGCCCGTATTTCCTATTTTTTGATGGGACTTCTCGGAATAACAAAAGAAAATACGCATTGGTCGCTATACTATATCATTCTATTGGTATTGGTGTTACCACTTTATCCTTTTATGCTAATGGTTTTCGGATATATTTTTGGACAATCGGGATTTTTCTTTCCTTTTGCCAAGCGAATGATTCGAAGCATGAGATTGGGATTTTTATTGCCTAAAGAAAAAAACGAAGAAAGCAACTAA
- the serC gene encoding 3-phosphoserine/phosphohydroxythreonine transaminase, with protein sequence MKKHNYSAGPCILPQEVFEKSAQAILNFNDSGLSILEISHRSKDFVAVMEEARALVLELLGLQGKGYQALFLQGGASMEFLRVPYNLLRDGGKASYLDTGTWAAGAIKEAKAFGETIVVASSKEDKYNHIPKHYAIPADADYFHCTSNNTIYGTQIKEFPETKIPVVCDMSSDIFSRQLDFSKFDLIYAGAQKNMGPAGVTLVVVKEAILGKTGRNIPNILNYQQHIEKESMYNTPAVFAVYTSLLTLQWLKRQGGIPAIEKINEAKAQLLYAEIDRNPLFNGTAVTEDRSNMNATFLLKDETQAQAFDQYWKEAGISGLTGHRSVGGYRASMYNALPLESVQVLVDVMKEFEKTNA encoded by the coding sequence GTCCTTGCATCCTGCCGCAAGAAGTATTTGAAAAATCAGCACAGGCTATTTTGAACTTCAATGATTCGGGCTTATCCATTCTGGAAATTTCACACAGGAGTAAAGATTTTGTAGCCGTAATGGAAGAAGCCAGAGCCCTGGTTTTGGAACTTCTGGGCTTGCAGGGAAAAGGTTATCAGGCTTTATTTTTACAAGGCGGCGCCAGTATGGAATTTTTACGGGTTCCTTACAATTTATTGCGAGACGGCGGGAAAGCTTCTTATTTAGATACCGGAACCTGGGCAGCAGGAGCCATAAAGGAAGCCAAAGCATTTGGAGAAACCATTGTGGTTGCTTCCTCAAAAGAAGATAAATACAATCATATTCCTAAACATTATGCTATTCCTGCAGATGCTGATTATTTTCACTGCACCTCCAACAATACGATTTACGGAACACAGATAAAAGAATTTCCGGAAACAAAAATTCCGGTAGTCTGCGATATGAGTTCGGATATTTTTTCACGCCAACTCGATTTCTCAAAATTTGACCTCATTTATGCCGGAGCTCAAAAAAACATGGGACCAGCAGGAGTTACGCTCGTAGTGGTCAAAGAAGCTATTTTGGGTAAAACAGGACGAAACATACCGAATATATTAAACTATCAGCAGCACATTGAAAAAGAAAGTATGTACAATACACCTGCAGTTTTTGCAGTCTACACTTCCCTACTGACATTGCAATGGCTAAAACGACAAGGTGGAATTCCTGCCATTGAAAAAATCAACGAGGCCAAAGCCCAGTTATTATATGCAGAAATAGACCGAAACCCATTATTCAACGGAACAGCCGTTACAGAAGACCGTTCCAACATGAATGCGACTTTCTTGCTAAAGGACGAAACCCAGGCACAGGCATTCGACCAGTATTGGAAAGAAGCCGGAATATCTGGTCTGACCGGACATCGTTCCGTAGGCGGTTACAGGGCTTCCATGTATAATGCTTTGCCTTTGGAGAGCGTACAGGTACTGGTAGATGTAATGAAGGAATTTGAAAAGACAAATGCCTGA
- a CDS encoding ABC transporter ATP-binding protein: protein MIQAKNLHKYYDKLHVLKGVDLHIEKGEIVSIVGASGAGKTTLLQILGTLDKPNIENGTELQIDGENILHLNDKALSRFRNLKLGFIFQFHQLLPEFTALENVCIPAFIAGKSKSETEAEAKRLLDYLGLSHRIDHKPGELSGGEQQRVAVARSLINKPAVIFADEPSGNLDTVSAENLHQLFFKLRDEFGQTFVIVTHNEELANMADRKLVMSDGLIP, encoded by the coding sequence ATGATTCAGGCAAAAAACCTACATAAATATTACGACAAGCTCCATGTATTAAAAGGCGTTGACCTCCATATTGAAAAAGGTGAAATCGTCTCAATTGTGGGAGCTTCCGGAGCCGGAAAAACCACGTTACTTCAAATTCTGGGAACATTAGACAAACCGAATATAGAAAACGGAACCGAATTACAAATCGACGGAGAAAACATCCTGCATCTTAATGACAAGGCACTCTCCCGTTTCAGAAACCTAAAACTTGGATTTATATTCCAATTCCACCAGCTTTTACCTGAATTTACGGCTTTGGAAAATGTGTGCATTCCTGCTTTTATTGCCGGAAAATCAAAATCGGAAACCGAAGCGGAAGCCAAAAGACTTTTAGATTACCTTGGATTGTCACACAGGATTGACCATAAGCCGGGAGAACTTTCCGGTGGTGAGCAACAACGTGTGGCCGTTGCGCGTTCGCTTATTAACAAACCTGCCGTCATCTTCGCTGATGAGCCATCCGGAAATTTAGATACTGTTTCCGCAGAAAATCTACACCAATTGTTCTTTAAGCTTAGAGATGAGTTTGGACAAACGTTTGTAATTGTTACCCACAACGAAGAGCTGGCTAATATGGCAGACCGAAAACTGGTAATGTCTGACGGATTGATTCCGTAA
- a CDS encoding vWA domain-containing protein, with amino-acid sequence MQFKHPEILYFLFLLVIPILVHLFQLRRFKKEYFTNVHFLKELAIQTRKSSRLKKWLLLLTRLFLLACLIIAFAQPFFQAKDSKGITNEMFIVLDNSFSMQAKGKQGELMKRAVQELLENVPENQTFSLITNSETFWNTDIKSIQRELQNLKYSASPFVLDNLMAKIKSRKSPYNKDIVIITDAVGLQPKQLKNIDSTSNAYFIIPKAEQKNNVAIDSVFIQQALDNFYEIGITLSFYGDNEKDIPISLYNNKKLVAKTIVNFEGKEKSINFTIPKGDFNGYAAIDDNALQYDNQLFFSISKPQKMNIVSIGQPEKSSFLKKIYSDNEFIFSNFDLKTLDYNILEKQDAIILNEVPEVPQALQTTLKTFVEKGGNLIVIPSSESSISNLNSLMGNFGKIQFKSLENGEKLVTKIAFNHPLYSTVFEKKIDNFQYPNVSSAYSISSAYPSILSFEDQNAFLTAIQNPVSSVYVFSAPLNKNNSNFQNSPLIVPTFYNMALSSQKTGISALTIGENSPFLIDASLSKDEIVEIKSLSEETNEKFIPMQQILNNKVKLTFNDFPQEAGNYGIYKQDNLLKEISFNYARTESNIATSNESVLSDYNVIGSIDEVFDTLQTNRTDNEIWKWFVFLTLLFLVTEILIQKFVK; translated from the coding sequence ATGCAGTTCAAACACCCTGAAATTCTTTACTTCCTTTTCTTATTGGTCATTCCAATTCTGGTTCATTTATTTCAACTGCGTCGTTTCAAGAAAGAATATTTTACCAACGTACATTTTCTAAAAGAGCTTGCCATACAAACCCGAAAAAGTTCGAGGTTAAAAAAATGGCTTTTATTACTTACCCGGTTATTTCTTCTGGCTTGTTTGATTATTGCATTTGCCCAGCCTTTTTTCCAGGCTAAAGACAGTAAAGGAATCACGAACGAAATGTTTATCGTTCTCGACAATTCCTTTTCAATGCAGGCCAAAGGAAAACAAGGCGAATTGATGAAACGGGCAGTTCAGGAATTATTGGAAAACGTTCCTGAAAACCAGACTTTTTCACTAATTACAAACTCTGAAACTTTTTGGAATACCGACATAAAATCCATCCAAAGAGAATTGCAAAACCTAAAATACAGTGCTTCTCCCTTTGTTTTGGATAATTTGATGGCCAAAATAAAATCCAGAAAATCGCCTTATAACAAAGACATAGTAATTATTACAGACGCAGTGGGTTTACAGCCAAAACAGCTTAAAAACATTGATAGCACTTCAAATGCCTATTTTATCATTCCAAAAGCAGAACAAAAGAACAATGTAGCTATTGACAGCGTTTTCATCCAACAGGCTTTGGACAATTTTTACGAAATAGGCATCACGCTTTCTTTCTACGGTGACAATGAAAAGGATATTCCTATTTCTCTTTATAATAACAAAAAACTGGTTGCCAAAACCATAGTCAATTTTGAAGGCAAAGAAAAGTCAATCAATTTTACTATTCCAAAAGGAGATTTCAATGGTTATGCCGCCATAGATGACAATGCTCTGCAATATGATAACCAATTATTTTTCAGTATTTCAAAGCCGCAAAAGATGAACATTGTTAGCATTGGACAGCCTGAAAAAAGCAGCTTCCTGAAAAAAATCTATTCTGATAATGAATTTATTTTCAGCAACTTCGACTTAAAAACACTGGATTACAATATACTGGAAAAACAAGATGCTATTATCTTAAACGAGGTTCCTGAAGTTCCTCAAGCTTTGCAGACCACCTTAAAAACTTTTGTAGAAAAAGGTGGCAATCTGATTGTTATTCCGTCTTCTGAAAGCAGTATTTCCAACCTGAATAGCCTGATGGGAAATTTCGGAAAAATACAATTCAAATCTTTAGAAAACGGAGAGAAACTGGTTACCAAAATTGCCTTTAATCATCCGCTCTACAGTACCGTTTTTGAGAAAAAGATTGACAATTTCCAATATCCGAATGTTAGCAGTGCTTACAGCATTTCAAGTGCTTATCCATCAATATTGAGTTTTGAAGACCAGAATGCTTTTCTTACGGCAATACAAAATCCGGTCAGTTCGGTTTATGTATTTTCGGCTCCGCTAAATAAAAACAACTCCAATTTCCAGAATTCACCTTTGATTGTGCCTACTTTTTACAATATGGCATTAAGCAGTCAGAAAACTGGAATCAGCGCCTTGACTATTGGTGAAAATAGCCCTTTCCTTATTGACGCTTCCCTCTCCAAAGATGAAATTGTTGAGATCAAAAGTCTTTCGGAAGAAACGAATGAGAAATTCATTCCAATGCAGCAGATATTGAATAATAAAGTCAAACTTACGTTCAACGATTTTCCACAGGAAGCCGGAAATTATGGCATCTACAAGCAAGATAATCTTTTAAAGGAAATCAGCTTTAATTATGCCCGAACAGAAAGCAATATCGCTACTTCCAATGAATCCGTATTATCAGATTATAATGTTATTGGAAGCATTGATGAAGTTTTTGATACTTTACAAACCAACAGGACAGACAATGAAATATGGAAATGGTTTGTGTTTTTAACGCTACTCTTTTTAGTCACTGAAATATTGATACAAAAATTCGTAAAATGA
- a CDS encoding dihydroorotase: MNLIIRQAKVIDPKSPYHNEIADLKIEGGVITKIGKKLQNPDKLKEVTFQGLHISQGWFDSSVSLGEPGFEDRETLSNGLNTAGKSGFTAIALQPNAFPIPDSQSGISFSKRKAEGFATELFPIGALTKGSEGKDLAELFDMKNSGAVAFGDYNKSLSNANLLKIALQYVQDFNGLVIAYSQDSDIKGAGVANEGIASTRLGLKGIPSLAEELQVSRNLFILEYTGGKLHIPTISTAKSVQLIKEAKAKGLDVTCSVAIHNLVLTDEKLDGFDTRYKVTPPLRSETDRKALVKAVKDGIIDMITSDHNPMDIEHKKMEFDMAKNGTIGLESAFGALLTVLPLETVIEKLTQGKEIFSIDESVIKEGNKANLTLFNPEEKWTFGKESILSKSKNSAFLGESMKGKAYGIYNNQQLVLNE, encoded by the coding sequence ATGAACCTAATTATCAGACAAGCTAAGGTTATTGACCCTAAAAGCCCTTATCACAATGAGATTGCCGATTTGAAAATTGAGGGTGGCGTCATTACTAAAATTGGAAAAAAGCTCCAGAATCCTGATAAACTTAAAGAAGTTACTTTTCAAGGTCTTCATATATCACAAGGCTGGTTTGATTCCAGTGTTAGCTTAGGCGAACCGGGTTTTGAAGACAGGGAAACTCTTTCTAACGGACTGAATACAGCCGGAAAAAGTGGTTTTACGGCCATCGCCTTGCAACCCAATGCTTTTCCGATTCCAGACAGCCAATCGGGAATCAGTTTTTCAAAAAGAAAAGCAGAAGGTTTTGCCACAGAACTGTTCCCTATTGGGGCACTGACTAAAGGAAGCGAAGGTAAAGACCTTGCCGAGCTGTTTGATATGAAAAATTCTGGCGCCGTGGCTTTTGGTGATTATAACAAAAGCTTGTCAAATGCCAACCTGCTAAAAATTGCGCTGCAATATGTACAGGATTTTAATGGATTGGTTATCGCCTATTCTCAGGATTCGGATATTAAGGGAGCAGGTGTTGCCAATGAAGGTATAGCCAGCACCCGCCTTGGCCTGAAAGGTATTCCTTCTCTGGCAGAAGAATTGCAGGTTTCAAGGAATTTGTTTATCTTAGAATATACCGGAGGAAAATTACACATCCCAACTATTTCAACCGCAAAATCGGTACAGCTTATCAAAGAAGCGAAAGCGAAAGGTTTGGATGTGACCTGTAGTGTGGCCATTCATAATCTGGTATTGACCGATGAAAAATTGGATGGTTTTGATACCCGATATAAAGTAACTCCTCCGTTAAGAAGTGAAACAGACAGAAAGGCCTTGGTAAAAGCTGTAAAAGACGGAATCATCGATATGATTACCTCCGACCATAATCCGATGGATATCGAACACAAAAAAATGGAGTTTGATATGGCCAAAAACGGAACTATTGGATTGGAAAGCGCTTTTGGAGCATTACTGACTGTTCTTCCTCTGGAAACAGTAATTGAAAAACTGACTCAGGGAAAAGAAATTTTCAGTATTGACGAAAGTGTTATCAAAGAAGGAAATAAAGCAAATCTGACCCTGTTTAATCCTGAAGAGAAATGGACATTTGGTAAAGAAAGCATCTTGTCAAAATCAAAAAATTCAGCTTTTCTGGGAGAATCCATGAAAGGAAAAGCCTATGGAATATACAATAACCAACAATTGGTTTTAAACGAATAG
- a CDS encoding lactonase family protein yields the protein MKKINFFLLVFLFVMNAKAQDKIYNLIVGTYTNSCESKGIYVYDFSPDTGDFSLKKTQKTDNPSYLTVSEDVKYVYSVNENGADSKISSFRFDSKSGQLQLLNSQDSKGADPCYIINDDKNVIVANYSGGSIVVFEKKADGSLQEAKQVIQHTGKGINKSRQESAHVHMVYFSPDKKYILANDLGMDMIYVYKYNKNAPEKILELKDKIAVKPGSGPRHLTFSKDGKFVYLLQELDGTLTVFKYKNGSLKQLQETTVVAKDFKGENSAADIHISPDGHFLYATNRGDANTINVFAINKKGTLDLVNQVSTKGKGPRNFAIDPSGKFLLVAHQYTNDVVIFRIDKTTGKLSDTGKRIELCSPVCLVFTKF from the coding sequence ATGAAAAAAATCAATTTCTTTCTTCTTGTTTTTTTATTTGTTATGAATGCAAAAGCCCAGGATAAAATTTATAATCTGATTGTAGGAACCTACACGAATTCCTGTGAAAGTAAAGGAATATATGTTTATGATTTTAGTCCGGACACCGGTGATTTTTCTTTAAAAAAGACACAGAAAACAGACAATCCGAGTTATCTCACGGTTTCGGAAGATGTCAAATATGTCTACAGCGTTAATGAAAATGGAGCAGACAGTAAAATAAGTTCTTTCCGTTTTGATTCAAAAAGCGGCCAATTGCAACTGTTAAACTCTCAGGATTCGAAAGGTGCCGACCCGTGTTATATTATTAATGATGACAAAAATGTAATTGTAGCAAATTATTCAGGAGGAAGTATCGTTGTTTTTGAAAAGAAGGCAGATGGAAGTCTGCAAGAAGCCAAACAGGTTATACAACATACCGGAAAAGGAATCAATAAAAGCCGACAGGAAAGTGCCCATGTTCATATGGTATATTTTTCACCGGATAAAAAATATATTTTGGCAAATGATTTAGGAATGGATATGATTTACGTTTACAAATACAATAAGAATGCTCCGGAAAAAATATTGGAATTAAAAGATAAAATAGCTGTAAAACCAGGAAGCGGTCCTCGTCATCTTACGTTTAGTAAAGATGGGAAGTTTGTCTACTTGCTTCAGGAACTGGATGGAACACTTACTGTTTTTAAATACAAAAATGGTTCTTTAAAACAGCTTCAGGAAACTACTGTTGTAGCTAAAGATTTTAAAGGAGAAAATAGTGCGGCAGACATTCATATTTCGCCCGACGGACATTTTTTATATGCCACAAACAGGGGAGATGCCAACACCATCAACGTCTTTGCTATTAATAAAAAAGGAACGTTGGATTTAGTCAATCAGGTAAGCACTAAGGGAAAAGGTCCGAGGAATTTTGCCATTGACCCAAGCGGTAAATTTTTACTGGTCGCACACCAATATACAAACGATGTTGTGATATTCAGGATAGATAAAACTACAGGAAAGCTTTCCGATACCGGAAAAAGAATTGAGCTTTGTTCTCCCGTTTGTTTGGTTTTTACCAAATTCTAA
- a CDS encoding DEAD/DEAH box helicase, with the protein MSTFEQFNLPKSLQKAIDDLGFTSPTPIQERSFSVIASGRDMMGIAQTGTGKTFAYLLPLLKLYKFTPTHTPKIVILVPTRELVVQVVEEVEKLTKYMSVRTLGIYGGVNINTQKTSVYQGIDVLVGTPGRVMDLALDNVLRFDETQKLVIDEFDEMLNLGFRVQLTSILAMMRPKRQNILFSATMTDEVDAVLEDYFDFPEEVSLAPSGTPLEKIKQVKYAVPNFNTKINLLKHLLSTDESMSRILIFVNNKRFVDMIYDRIEEDFGEQFGVIHSNKSQNYRLTTMQDFQKGDLRGIITTDVMARGLDISDITHVLNFDVAEIPEQYIHRIGRTGRADKEGTAISFVGPKEEDAFIECEMLMDMEVDMLPIPEGVEISTVLIESEKVKQPIKLLKKVKKEGGSAFHEKSDKNKKVNLGGPGKTKPRKTKPRNRAVERNRDKKRKDKGK; encoded by the coding sequence ATGTCAACTTTTGAGCAATTCAACCTTCCTAAATCTTTACAAAAAGCAATTGATGATTTAGGATTCACTTCACCTACACCAATTCAGGAAAGGTCATTTTCTGTAATTGCATCAGGGCGTGACATGATGGGTATTGCCCAGACAGGAACAGGAAAAACTTTTGCCTACCTTCTGCCTTTGTTAAAACTGTATAAGTTCACTCCTACACATACACCAAAAATTGTAATTCTGGTTCCTACCAGAGAATTGGTAGTACAGGTTGTAGAAGAAGTTGAAAAGCTAACCAAATACATGTCCGTCAGGACTTTGGGCATTTACGGAGGTGTCAATATCAACACTCAAAAAACTTCTGTTTATCAGGGAATAGATGTTTTGGTTGGTACACCGGGTCGTGTCATGGATTTGGCTTTAGACAATGTATTGCGTTTTGATGAAACCCAAAAACTGGTGATTGATGAATTTGATGAAATGCTGAATCTTGGTTTCCGCGTACAGCTAACTTCCATTTTGGCAATGATGCGTCCAAAACGCCAAAATATCCTTTTCTCTGCTACAATGACTGATGAAGTTGATGCTGTATTGGAAGATTATTTTGATTTTCCGGAAGAAGTTTCGCTGGCCCCATCCGGAACACCATTGGAAAAAATCAAGCAGGTCAAATATGCCGTTCCGAATTTCAACACAAAAATTAACCTGTTGAAACATCTTTTGTCAACTGACGAGTCCATGTCACGAATCTTAATTTTCGTGAATAACAAGCGTTTTGTTGATATGATTTACGACCGTATTGAAGAAGATTTTGGTGAGCAGTTTGGTGTGATTCATTCCAACAAGTCTCAGAATTATCGTCTTACTACTATGCAGGATTTCCAAAAAGGAGATTTGAGGGGAATCATCACCACAGACGTTATGGCCAGAGGTTTGGACATTTCTGATATTACCCATGTATTGAATTTTGATGTTGCAGAAATCCCGGAACAATACATCCATAGAATTGGAAGAACCGGTCGTGCCGATAAAGAAGGAACCGCTATCAGTTTTGTAGGACCAAAGGAAGAAGATGCTTTTATTGAGTGTGAAATGCTGATGGACATGGAAGTAGATATGCTTCCAATTCCGGAAGGAGTTGAAATTTCAACTGTTCTTATCGAATCAGAAAAAGTAAAACAACCGATTAAGCTTTTGAAAAAAGTCAAAAAAGAAGGAGGCAGTGCTTTTCATGAAAAATCAGACAAGAACAAAAAAGTCAATCTGGGCGGTCCCGGCAAAACTAAACCAAGAAAGACAAAGCCAAGAAACCGTGCTGTGGAAAGAAACCGAGACAAAAAGAGAAAAGATAAAGGCAAATAG
- a CDS encoding D-2-hydroxyacid dehydrogenase: protein MKVLANDGISKSGIIALEKGGFEVITTKVAQEQVANYINKNAISVLLVRSATKVRQDIIDNCPTLKVIGRGGVGMDNIDVDYAREKGIHVINTPASSSESVAELVFAHLFSGVRFLHDANRNMPLEGDSNFEGLKKAYANGIELKGKTLGIIGFGKIGKAVAKIGLGLGMRVIASDKFVGNAEIKVDFYNGQFINVDIVTEPMEDILRHSDFISLHVPAQDGYVIGKEEFEQMKDGVGIINASRGGIINEVDLIEALDNGKVLFAGLDVFEEEPTPAVQVLMHPKISLTPHIGAATLEAQDRIGIELAEQIISLLKSDI from the coding sequence ATGAAAGTATTAGCCAACGACGGAATTTCAAAAAGCGGCATCATCGCTTTGGAAAAAGGCGGATTTGAAGTCATAACGACCAAGGTAGCACAGGAACAGGTCGCCAATTATATCAATAAAAATGCTATTTCAGTGCTTTTAGTACGAAGTGCAACTAAAGTAAGACAAGACATTATTGACAACTGCCCTACGCTGAAAGTTATAGGCAGAGGCGGTGTAGGCATGGATAATATCGATGTGGATTATGCCCGCGAAAAAGGAATACATGTTATCAACACTCCGGCTTCTTCATCAGAATCTGTGGCCGAACTGGTTTTTGCCCACCTTTTTTCGGGCGTACGATTCCTGCATGATGCCAACCGCAACATGCCGCTTGAAGGTGATTCTAATTTTGAAGGACTAAAGAAAGCGTATGCCAATGGAATTGAATTAAAAGGAAAAACACTTGGAATAATCGGTTTTGGAAAAATAGGAAAAGCGGTTGCCAAAATCGGACTCGGATTGGGCATGCGTGTCATCGCTTCCGATAAGTTTGTAGGCAATGCAGAAATTAAGGTGGATTTTTATAATGGTCAGTTTATTAATGTTGACATCGTGACTGAACCAATGGAAGATATTTTAAGGCATTCCGACTTTATCTCATTGCACGTTCCTGCACAAGACGGATATGTAATCGGGAAAGAAGAATTTGAGCAGATGAAAGACGGTGTGGGAATTATAAACGCTTCGCGTGGCGGTATAATTAACGAAGTTGACCTTATTGAAGCCTTAGATAACGGAAAGGTTTTATTTGCCGGACTGGATGTTTTTGAAGAAGAACCTACACCAGCCGTACAGGTTCTCATGCACCCTAAAATATCACTAACACCGCATATTGGTGCAGCAACATTGGAAGCACAGGACCGAATTGGAATTGAACTGGCAGAACAAATCATCAGTTTATTAAAATCAGACATATAA